In a single window of the Nicotiana tomentosiformis chromosome 8, ASM39032v3, whole genome shotgun sequence genome:
- the LOC138897707 gene encoding uncharacterized protein, whose protein sequence is MEYIIAILELVVQKAKAPLPKTPPPYTQRIAKQNSENQFKKFIQMMKSLSINVLLVEDLEQIPGYTKFMKDLMIKKWSMNFETIKVTHQVSEIVHPTAPNLDDLGAFMIPCTIGSAEFAKVLCDLGANFVTLDFEVDYEVSIILGRSFLATGKALCDVKAVELTLRVGDEKVVFRVCKSMRQPNSNEVDSTLAVLQKRKRAIGWTLADIRV, encoded by the exons ATGGAATACATCATTGCCATACTGGAATTGGTAGTGCAAAAGGCAAAGGCGCCATTGCCTAAGACTCCGCCTCCATACACTCAAAGAATCGccaagcaaaatagtgagaatcaattcaagaagttcattcaaatgatgaagagtctttcaatcaatgtTCTATTGGTAGAAGATTTGGAACAAATACCCGGTTATacaaagtttatgaaagatcttaTGATAAAAAAatggtcgatgaattttgaaactatcaaagtcactcatcaagtaaGTGAAATTGTTCATCCAACGGCTCCTAATTTGGATGATCTCGGTGCTTtcatgattccttgtacaattggaagtgccgagtttgctaaagttctttgtgatcttggggcga ATTTTGTCACTCTAGATTTtgaagttgattatgaagtgTCGATCATTCTTGGGAgatctttccttgctacgggtaaggctctttgtgatgtaaAAGCCGTAGAACTCACTTtacgggttggtgatgaaaaagtggtattccgtgtgtgtaagtccatgcgacaaccaaatagcaatgag gttgactccaCATTAGCAGTGTTACAAAAGAGGAAAAGggctattgggtggaccttggcagatattcgggtataa